GCGATCACGTATTTCCCGCGCATAGCGATCCCGTGGCAGGTACACCATGCAGGAATAGAAACGGCCATACCGGTCGCGACGCATGAACAGGCGCAACTGATGGCGATCGCGCAATGCGCGTATGCCCATGCAGGTGTCGTAGAGCTCCTCGGCAGAAGACTGGAACAGTTCATCCCGGGGGAGCTGGTGCAGGATATCCTGGAGGTTCTTGCCTGAATGCGAGCGCGCGGGCAGCCGCGAGCGGGTCATCACATGATCCGCCTTGCGCCGTATCAACGGAATGTCCCAGGGTTTGCTGATATAGACATCCAGTGAAAAGAGGCCGACAAAACGGTGCGTGCCGATCAGGGTGCCGTCGTTGGCGAACTGCTTCACCGAGATGATATCCATGTACTGCGGATGATGGATGGGGGAACGGGCATTGGCCTTGGTGACCACCAGCAGGTGGTTGGATTGTGCGTGACGACGCAACTCATCCATCGGTGCAATGAATTCATCGGTGTTGGCAAAGCGTTCTCCGGCGCGGGTCAGGCCCAGGCCGTGCTCATCCAGCGTCTGCAGCAGGAATTCGCCTTCATCATCCGTGCCCGCCTGCGAGCGCGAATAACCGAGAAAGGTGAAATGATCGTCAGTCAGCCAGCGTAAAAACGCAGCGGCTTCATCGCAATTTGCCTGGTCCTGATTTGCCGGGGCCTGGGTCAGGGCATCCGCCTGATCCAGCATGGCCTGACGCATGGCCGGGAAATCCGCGACCACCTGGCGCACGTCATGCAGCACCCCATGCAGTGTGTCTTCCAGCTGAGGATAGGCGTCATCGCTGCCTTCCAGCGGTTCAAATTCGATATGAATCAGGGATTCTGCCGCGTCGTCGCCAGCGGCCGTGCCCAGCACCTCAAGCAGGTGCCCATTGGCATCGCGGCGCATGCGCAGCAGCGGGTGCACGGTCCAGTCAATGGCGCTGCCGGTATCGCGGATCGCCATGCTCAGCGAATCCATCAGAAAGGGCATGTCATCCGTGATCGTGGTCAGTTGTGCAAACCAGGGCAGGCTTTCATCGCGCGGCGGGGTCAGGGTGAGCAGCGCTTCATCGGCACGGCGTTGTGCGGCCAGCTTCCAGTGTTGCCAGGCGATACGAAACAGATGCTCTGGTGGGCGGGCGGTGAGGGCGCCGGGGGAGGCGAGTTCAAAATAATGATGCAGGAAGGTATGAAAGCGCTGGCGTAGCGCATCGGGGTCATCGGCGTTCAGGGTATTGATGTGGGCCGTCGCCAGGCCGTCGAGCTGAGCCAGCAGTAAATCATGCTGACGATCAGAGTGATCAGGCATGCCACCTCCTCAGTGCTGACTTTCAGTATAGCGCTGGGGGAGGGGGCTACAAGGGACCGTAAAGCCGGACCGGCGTGCCAGCCCGGCAGGGGCGGGATCAGTGCTCGTGACCGCCTTCACCATGGACATGGCCATGGGACAGCTCTTCCGCGCTGGCTTCGCGCACTTCGGTGATTTCCACATCGAAATGCAGCGTGGCGCCCGCAAGTGGGTGATTGCCGTCTACCGTGACGGAGTCGCCTTCCACTTCGGTGATGGTGAACAGACGCGGGCCCGCATCGGTCTGTGCCTGAAACTGCATGCCGGGCAGCACTTCGTCCACACCCTCGAAGGCTTCACGCGGTACGGTCTGGATCAGGCCGTCGTGGCGCTCACCATAGCCTTCTTCCGGCGCCACGGTGACATTGAGCTTGTCGCCCACTTGCTTGCCGGACAGCGCGTTTTCGAGGCCGGGAATGATGTTGCCGTGACCGTGCAGGTAAGCCAGCGGCTCGTTACGCTCGCGGGAGGTGTCCAGCGTGGTGCCAGCATCATCGGTGAGGGTGTAGTGGATCGCCACTACGGCGTTGTCTGCGATCTGCATGAAAAATCCGGTTCTGACTGTAAGTGGAGCCCCCCATGCTAACGGTCCTCGGCGCTGCTGGCCACCGCAGGGCCTGCCGAACGACGAATATCCCCTGAAATCAGTGTCTTGTGATGCCGTCATCGCCCCGGCCGTCGATTCCCGCTACACTCAAGACATGCTTATCGACCGCTTCAATCGCCATGTGGACTATGTCCGGCTGTCTGTGACCGACCGCTGCGACTTCCGCTGCGTCTATTGTATGGCGGAGCAGATGACCTTTCTGCCCCGTGCGGAAATCCTGTCCCTGGAAGAGCTGCACCGGGTGGCACGCACCTTTGTGCAACTGGGCGTGCGGCGTATTCGCCTGACGGGTGGGGAGCCGCTGGTGCGCCCCGGCATCGAGCAACTGGCGGGCTGGATCGCCGCCGAGCCCGGTCTCGATGAGTTGACCCTGACCACCAATGCAGGCCGCCTGGCCGACAAGGCGCAAGCGCTCCGGCGTGCGGGTGTGCGGCGCATCAATATCAGCCTGGACAGTCTCGACCCGGAACGCTTCAGGGCCTTGACCCGTACCGGGGATCTGGATCAGGTGCTGGCCGGGATCGAAGCCGCGCGCCAGGCCGGGTTTGCTCGCATTCGCCTGAATAGCGTGATTCTGCGTGGTCGCAATGATGATGAGGTGCCCGCGCTGGTCGCCTTCGCGCTCGCACGCGATATCGATATCGCCTTTATCGAAGAGATGCCACTGGGCAGCATCAGTGAGCACAGCCGCGCTGAAGCGTTTGTGTCGTCGGTGGAACTCAGGGATATTCTGGCGCAGCACTATACGCTGGTGCCGGCCACGGACAGCACCGCCGGGCCGTCACGTTACTGGCATGTGCCCGGGGCGCGTTCGCGCATCGGCTTTATCTCGCCGCACTCACATAATTTCTGCCATCTGTGCAACCGCGTGCGCGTGACCGTGGAAGGGCGTTTGCTGTTATGTCTGGGTAACGAACACAGCGTGGACCTGAAACCGCTATTGCGCGACTACCCGAACGACGATGGCCCGCTTGCGCGGGCCATCGTGGCGGCCATGGATCTCAAGCCGGAGCAGCATCATTTCAGTCATGACGACAACGCCGAGCAACTGGTGCGCTTCATGAACATGACCGGCGGTTGAGCGGCTGATCAGAACTGTTGCCGCACACCAAGACGCCAGTGAGTGGTATCCACTTTGCTACCGGGCCCTCCCAGATTGGTGTCGTGGCGGGTGTCTTCATAGCCCAGCGTTACACCAAAGCCGTTCGCAAAGGGTGAGCTGCCCAGTTCAATGCCTGTAACCCGAGGTTTGACCCGGAACGCACTGCTGCCCAGGCGTGCTCTCGCGTGGGCATCGCCATAGTAGAGATGGGCGTCGATCAAATGTCCCCAGGCTGCCCGCGCGCCAATACGAAAGCCTTCGCCCTGCATCGTAATGCCATCCAGCAAGGTCATCCGGTTGTAGGTGATCTGGGCGTAGCCGCTATAGTGCAGATCACCCTGGACCAGAGTGTAATAGGCGCCCGGCCCTATGGAGAGCTGGTCAAGCGGGTTGATGGATTCCGGCCCGCCGCCGCCCGAGGCGTCGTAGTTGGTGCCGAGGAACGTGGCCGCCAGGAACATATTCGGTATGGGGGACACCATGCCGCTGATCAGGAAGCCTTCATTCAGGTCCCAGTTATCGCCACCACTCTCTTTCAGGTCGCCGCTGACGAGATAGCCGAGCTGTATCTGATTATAAGACAGGGGCAGTGGCGCCTCCGTGACGCGGCTACGGGGGCTGTCGAACAGATAGCGCAGACCCAGTTCGGTCGTGTTATTACTGAACGATGCTGAAGACCCGGACTCTTCCAGTGACAGACTGCCTCGGGTCATGGCCAGGTGCAGCGCGACATTCGGAGACAGGCTGTAGAGCAGATCAAAGCCCATGAGCCAGGGGTCCAGGTCGAGCGTACTGCCGCCAATCGGGGTGTCGGTGCGCGCCGTGCGATACCACAGGCCGAGTTCCAGCGGATCAAGCACCTGAGCGCGCAGACCCGCGCCGACGCCATAACCCGTGCCGGTGAGATTGAGCATCGAGTAGTGGTCTACGGATACATCACCCCATACCTGCATCGGCACCCCGGCAAGGTCGAACG
This region of Isoalcanivorax indicus genomic DNA includes:
- a CDS encoding FKBP-type peptidyl-prolyl cis-trans isomerase — protein: MQIADNAVVAIHYTLTDDAGTTLDTSRERNEPLAYLHGHGNIIPGLENALSGKQVGDKLNVTVAPEEGYGERHDGLIQTVPREAFEGVDEVLPGMQFQAQTDAGPRLFTITEVEGDSVTVDGNHPLAGATLHFDVEITEVREASAEELSHGHVHGEGGHEH
- the moaA gene encoding GTP 3',8-cyclase MoaA; this translates as MLIDRFNRHVDYVRLSVTDRCDFRCVYCMAEQMTFLPRAEILSLEELHRVARTFVQLGVRRIRLTGGEPLVRPGIEQLAGWIAAEPGLDELTLTTNAGRLADKAQALRRAGVRRINISLDSLDPERFRALTRTGDLDQVLAGIEAARQAGFARIRLNSVILRGRNDDEVPALVAFALARDIDIAFIEEMPLGSISEHSRAEAFVSSVELRDILAQHYTLVPATDSTAGPSRYWHVPGARSRIGFISPHSHNFCHLCNRVRVTVEGRLLLCLGNEHSVDLKPLLRDYPNDDGPLARAIVAAMDLKPEQHHFSHDDNAEQLVRFMNMTGG